The following proteins are co-located in the Vigna unguiculata cultivar IT97K-499-35 chromosome 9, ASM411807v1, whole genome shotgun sequence genome:
- the LOC114163471 gene encoding uncharacterized protein LOC114163471: MTPYEALYGQRCRTPLCWQQDGESVVLGPEFLQQTIEKVKMIQDRMRATHSRQKSYADKRRRSLEFEAGDHVFRRVTPTTGIGRALKSRKLTPRFIGPYQIMRRIGPAPYEIALPPHLANLHNVFHVSQLRKYVIDPTHLLEQDDVQVREDLTIGVGPVRILNSQVKQLKGKEIRTVKVLWDEATQEMTWEMEDLMRNSYPHMFPSKSYFRGRKFLR; the protein is encoded by the coding sequence ATGACACCATACGAGGCATTGTATGGTCAGAGATGTAGGACTCCTTTATGTTGGCAACAAGATGGGGAGTCAGTCGTACTTGGACCAGAATTCTTACAGCAAACCATTGAGAAGGTGAAGATGATACAGGATCGGATGCGTGCAACTCATAGTCGGCAGAAATCCtatgcagataagaggaggaggTCGCTAGAGTTTGAGGCAGGTGACCACGTATTCCGCAGGGTTACACCTACAACAGGAATTGGGAGAGCTCTCAAgtcgaggaagttgactcctAGGTTCATCGGGCCGTACCAGATCatgaggaggattggaccagcGCCGTACGAGATTGCTTTGCCACCTCATCTGGCAAACCTGCACAATGTCTTCCACGTatcacagttgaggaagtacgtTATAGATCCTACCCATTTACTGGAGCAGGATGATGTCCAAGTGCGCGAGGATCTGACCATTGGAGTTGGACCGGTGAGAATCCTGAAttctcaagtcaaacaactcAAAGGGAAGGAGATTCGAACTGTGAAGGTCCTCTGGGACGAGGCAACCCAGGAGATGacgtgggagatggaggatctcatgAGGAATTCTTATCCTCACATGTTTCCTAGTAAGtcctattttcgaggacgaaaatttttaaGGTAG